The window ATGAATTAGGATCAAACTACAATTAGCTAATTCTCACTTAAtcacttttcacttttcacttttcacttttgTAGAACCGACCTAAATTCTCGCCGCTTGTGAGCACAACCTCCAGCCTCCAGCCACCGATCAGCCGCCGACCAATTCTCTCCGCCGCCAACCACCAGccagtctctctctctctctctcaaattcaGGAACAAACAAATTTCAGTGAAGATCGCTAGAAGTAAGATCGCTAAAAATCCAACAGCTATGTTTTcctcttcctttttttctgaaattttatCTGTTCGATTGTATCACAGTTGAGCAATGAATGCTATATTTTAGTTCATCTAGCAACGCATGCTATTGTTTTAATCATCGGACTAATTTGCATACTTAAgtgtttaattttactttttcaattttacttgtttcaattttactgtttcaattttaatcatCTCCTTCACCTCTGAGTGCGTGTTTCTGTGTGAAAAATGGCGTCGACTACAGCTCAACTTGCCAAGTCTATGCCGATTTCTGGCTCCATATGTAATCTCTTCACCGAAATGTGCTTTTTCTTAGAtatggtattttttttctctttctgtGTGCCACGAGAATTTAGACAGGTATTTCATATAAAGGATGTTATTTGGAGATTGATTTCCTTTTAGTTATCCTGGTTTAGAGTGCAAAACGTTGGATATTATTGAGCACACTGCCACTGATTCTCATTTCTCCCCTAATTCTCAGTGGAGGTACTTATTGTTGCTTAtaaactagtagtaatatatgaTGCTTAAAGCATTCCTTACTCCACAAATTAACACGGATGGAATTATCGATAGATTTTAGCCGCTcgagttttcatttttctttgctttcaTATTCAGATAAAGCATGTCTGTGTTTGAATTAGAGCTTATGCATCAATTTTGTGTATCTGTATTTTCTCggatttctaattttgttttggatGATTACTGATTTTGCAGGTAAGAAGGATCGATCGTTTCTCTCTGGGGCTTGCAGTGGAGTGGTAATTATCACTTCACGTGCTCTAGACGTTTGTGTATTTGCATTCTGATCGCTCCTATTTCTTGCTCCTATTTCTAATCTAAAGTATGCTTGCTGAGAAACAGAAAGTTAAATCTGAtaaattgatggaatataGTAACTATTTATGTATgcaaaaatatgttttaagGTATGCTAATACGATGAATATACTTGTTCCAACCCTTAACAATATTCCTACAGCTTGCAACTCTTGAAAGCTTGCTAATGTTTGTGCGATGATGATGAGACTCGAAAATAACTTTCATGTGACTTAGCTTAATCACTTTTGGTGAAATTGCCTTTAAGgtctattttattcaaattcatatatattccATCCTATCTCATTATCTCTTTTTTTACTAgttttctctcaattctcatCTATGTCATaagtatttctttatttctttctattcTCAACTCTAGTCTacatttctacaatattactccctccgtcccaataattatgcaacatttgttttttgacataggattttatatagtgttgttttgtgagtttatgaagagagagtaaagtaagagagagaaaaagtagagagagtattattgtcatttttagaaatgtttcattcttaatgggacaaataaaaaaggaaaacgtttcatttctaatgggacagagggagtataaaagaaGCCAAATACTGCAACCCGCGATAAATTAAGAAATCCACATTAATGTTTGTATCTGAacagagtatatattttagattttgttcagtttaaagattgaatttcatatgtattatgtttgatttacgagattaaagctcacaatttaatactagAAAGATAATTATAAGATAATGGGGCATATAATCATTAATATTCTTCCTTCAACTAAAATAACCTTTTAAGTACTGATCAAGAGAATTAGGACGCGACAATGAATGACCGAgtaagaataatatatcaaaatagtagtagtagaatttaaattaattatattttcgttTATTCTCTAATGTTGTTAAACTACATTATCTTCATTCATGACATGGATTAGTATAATCGTATAGTTAGAATCAGAGCATCCAGGCCTATTAGCTCAGTTGGTTAGAGCGTCGTGCTAATAACGCGAAGGTCGCAGGTTCGAAACCTGCATGGGCCACTTTTTTTTGATCTGATATTTTTTTACGTATTTTGTATAGTAGGCGTAATTGATGCAAAAGACACTACGAGTCTACGACTATCTATAAAAGGAATGTATATGTAtcttttttactactactatatggagtattacttaGAATTTACATATCACACatggaaaattataataagcCGAAGTTAGtttaaattgaaacataaattaacCTTTTGTGCAAGGCTATACTTCTTACTTTTAgatgttttattaattgatattcaatctatattaatcaataaaattactactacaagtTTGCAAATACTGACACATTTTATGTATATTGCTAGACATAATatacactccctccgtcccaataaatatgaaaagtttaCTTTTTgtcacgagattttatgtagtgtacttgtgttattttgtgagttaaagaagagagcataaagtaagagagcgtgaaaagtagagataaaattatttctattttagaaaacgtttcatttcttatAGGACAACTAAAACggaaaaatgtttcatttttaatgggatgaGGTATCAATACGTTCTAGAGAAAGATTATTTCAAACTAAATcagtaaaaatttaatgaagccaaaaataaataataataaaaagataaatcaaGGTTTTTTCACTAGCAGTGCAACCAAAAATCTTGCACTTTGATTACAACCAACCCTAACCAAGGGTCAAGTCCACGTACCTATATACTTAATTCTAACCTTCCAACACAGAATAAGGAAATATACCAATGATATTTGGTCTATATACATTCCCACTCTCCTTATATAACTGTCCGTCACGACCGCCGGCGGAGGAGGCCAGCGTAACGGCAGCGGCGCACTTCACTTTCTCAAAACCCAACATAAAAAAcgaaacacaatttttttctccctCACATACCATGttagctaaaaataaaacacaaacaaaactccaaaaaaagtgggaaaattaatttaggtcataaaatcttgaattcaaattcaaagagACCTATGTTAAAGGATATTGATATTGGTTCTTTGCCTCTTGACACTCCCTGAACCAGATTCTTCACCTCCTTTCTCCATCACCGCTTTAAGAGCCTCATGAATCGAGCTTATCAATTGCTCATCACAGCTAGTAGATTCATCATCTCCGGTTATGAACAACACATTCCTCACTCTCCCACCAAGCGTCGTGATCTCCGCTTTGAGCGTTCGCAGGCGGAGGGCTTTCAGCGTCTTGATCAGATCCTGCAAGAGGTCGGACCGGTCCTCGCAGCATATAGACGCCTTGATGACCGGTCTGCCCTCCTCGTCCGGTTCGCTATCCACGGTTAACTCGTCTGTTTCGGTCGGGACCGGGCTTGTCTCGGCTATTAGGGATGTCTGCCGCTTCAGCTCCTTCACGTGCTGGATCACTTCAGCCAGGAGTGAGGCTTTGTCtgtctaaataaatataaaaaaatgtatttatcaattaaaacaaaaaggaaTAAAGCTAGGGATGTGTAGAAACCATTGAATCTAAAAGAGTGGTGTGTTGCTTCTGCACAATGTATAAACGGTGTGATTTTTATTCCATGGTTGTGTTTGGAATAAATTAATGGGGATTAATCATGTAAGATGTAGGTGGATAATAATGTGTGAAAATGAGGCAGATAGGCTGACAAGAATGCTTCTTTGTCTGGCTTTTTTGgagtgtttttctttttgagataGTATCATACTTCAATATTTTGACTGCGAATAGAAGCTTTTCGCCTGCTGGTTCCTCTTTATCATGTCAAAATTAGCGATATTTACGCTTGTTCAGAAATTAATTTCCggtagaaaaaataatgaaaaatcacAAGAAACATCAACAAGTTTTGGTCTTTTGGAGGCTTTTTCTAGTGTGAATGATACACCAAAATGAGGAGCCTTGTCGCATTAATTCCCACCTCATGCTTAAATCTTGATAATTTGGTGATATGGAGTAACATATAGTGAAACacggaaataaaaaattagtacaaaTTGCCAAATAAATCACGAAAGATAACCTGTTTAGCACTTGATAATATAAAGTTAGGCAAAACGACAATGTCTAACGAAGTTCGAATGATGTTTTGTCCACATGTTTTAAAttgaagtaattttatttttcagatcTTGAAAAATATAGGATGaaccaaatttaatcattttttgtgatttagtACTATTTGGCAATTTGCcctaaaatttaatactagtaagAAAGTAATGCTTACTTTGGTGGTGCTAGGGAGCAAGCTTCGGAGCTTAGCAAGATGGTTGTtgattctctctcttctcctcCTCTCCGCTTCGCTGTGGCTCTTGGACGCCGCAAGGGCCTTGGCATCCATGATTTCCTGCGCCGTCATCTTCTGCAGCTCGGCGTGGAGCCCGAAGGGGGCTGCGCTGCTGCCGGGGTGCACCACCTGCCCTAACGACTCCGTGAGGAATCTCAGGTGGTGTTCGCCTTCGTACCCGAACTGCAGCCCCGACGGCCTCCTGCCGAAGAGCCCACCCTGCTGCGGAGGCGGGAGGAGGAACGTCGGGTCGTGGACCGGGTTGAAGGCGTGGACCGGGTTGAGGGCCCACGGTAGGATCTGTGGGACGTCGGCGTAGGCGGCGGCAGCTCCATTTAGACCATTTATGTATGTGGTAGTGTTGtgatgctgctgctgctgcattTCTTGAGGGATAGTAGTGTttagattttggttttggtcTTCAATTTGGAAACCCTCAATGTTATCGGTTAAGATATGGATCCCATGAgaaatgttttcttgattCTCTTTGTTGTTGCTGTTGTTGTTGTCGCACATAATATATATGTCTATATGTCTGTGTGTGTggaaatatggagaaaatgaaaatcccAATTGAGGATTTATAGGAGAAAGAGGCAAGAAAGGAAGATGGCTTTAGGGTTGTTTGACAATCATGCCATATTTCTTTCACatagagatgaaaagagagaatatatGATCAACAACTTCTTGATCtggaaaaagaaacaagatgGAGAAAAGGAAAGCCTATTTAGTCTTTCTctttgattcaattttggaCTTTTATTTGACAATctcttctctatatatatatgggaaaTGTGGTTTCTGAGGAAAGATGGGGAGTGAAGAGAGACACCCCTTTATCCTACAATCAAATAacctttcaaattttttgttgtgctttgttagtactagtatatctTTTTGGTctatatcaaattatcaacTCTCACCCCACCACCTCTCCACTCTCCTAATCTTGCTTCCTTTCTTCTTACGGCActctattttgaattttatctctcttacccCATATCCATTTCTGTAGCTATCACAAGAAATAACTTTTTTAGGGTGTATAATGTATATGGACACACTCACACACCATATTTTAATGTGGAGTGTACTTTGCTTAGTGATTGGTTCAAAGATTATAATTACACTCCCTcagtgcacacacacacacacactcaacAAACAGATTGTCGACCGAGCaaagacaaataaaataattaaagctaattaattaagtgtGTTAAATATAGGGTATCCCACGTTCTTCAATCTATAATGTTATTTCCACGCCAAACCTTTCTGCTTCCCCATGCAATCATTGTGTCTTGGAACACACTCCCCTACCTCTACCCCCTCCAGGTTATCTTTATTCTTGCATACAGTTTCTGTCTCTATATGTTTAGCCTCCCTCGGTTTCAGGTGCATGTATTCATGACATTTACTATTTGCTACCTACTGTCCCTTTTcctattcaaattttcttgcAGAACAAACTGCATTTAGAAGTTGAAATAATACAAGGAATAATGTGATATTATGATGGGGGACTGGTGAAATTTTTTAGTATGCTTTATTGGGaagtttgaaataataatgaatataGTAAATTAGCTTTTGTTGGGAAACAGTATAGTTAAATGCAGTGTTTTTCTTGTCTGGATATGGGGTGTTatgatttggattttgaatACTAGGTTGCTTCTCAACTTTAATGAAGGGAGTGCTCCTTTTTCTCATATGCCAGCGTTACATATTTGTAATATGAATTGATAATGtataaaatcatgaatttcaccttctgattttgttaaattataaagagaatattttattatgcatTGTATAGTTTGGTCAAATGAGACTACACtaaatacatttaattatatatttcttgtcctttgaaaactttttatttctataatatAAGATGTGAAAGAGATTagttgaaatttatattttttttcatttactacaaattaactaaatatagaaataagaATTGATTGGCAGACAACCTAATTAGTTTTCGTTGTCTAATAAGAAATGGTAGATTCTTGGGtctaatttattactacttcctccgtcccgtCTATAATTAAGTGTCCTAAGTTGACCTGGCATAgtttaatagaaaatgaataaaaaaaattagtagactgtggatcctatttttatactccatattagttttaaaataaaatgtgagtgtgattagttaatagaatgtgggttccattactaaaattagtaaaaactAAATGAGACACTTAAATTGTGGacgaagaaaaagaaaacttgcatcatcaaattttatttacatcaaaatcacaaaattcaaaacagaGGGATCTGCAttctaagaaaagaaaaaggtacaaTGGACAtgatcattaaaaataaagatggtactactaaaacaagaaaaagtgTTTCACATTTGTTAGGAGTCTTCGCAAACAAAGTCTGAGTAATTACACAGTTAATAAGAAGGTTTTGTAGATCACAAAAAGTCTACTaaacttttctttctcctcTTTAGCCTCATCCTTATTTGGATCCACAGCACATCTAAATTTATCTACCATATGCTTTAAATTATGCCAAAATTAGTTTATGGCTTCCATATTGTATTTACTATTTAGTAactttattagtagtataattatgtATCTGAAATCATTTCGAATGTCAGAAGTCCTACAAAGGAGACTAATTTTATCACTAGAAAATGGTAATAGAAGACAAACCCTAGTTCTTGAAAATGGTCACACGCATGGCTGTTTTGGTCCCATTTTCCATAACCTTTTTGAGCCCTACTTTATCATCAATTTTTGTTGAGAGTTTTTACATATTCTAAATTGTatgttatttataatattgtttcctatcatcatatataagttgtgattttaatgatattttcaaagattTGATGATAGCTCCAACCCCCACTATTTTACAATTGCCCACGAGAAAGTATGCTTGTTTGTGGGGCTTATGATGACATCAGTCTCACGCTTTTGTGACGTATGTCCCCTCTCCACTAAGCACACTTAGTAGTGCTAATTATACATAATTAGTCTTAAACTTGTGGCTTTAACCATGATTAAATGGCATTCGCATTTTTAGTAGCTTGACCCTCTCCAACACTACGGCAAAACCTAAAAAACCTAAAATGCAGTAGAATAATACTTCAACAGTACTGCAAAACCAATCCCATTATAggtttttaagaaaaaatatctatCTTTAGGTTTGCACTAAAAGTATACCAAAAACACTTTTCATAGTTTGAGTTATTGCATTCAAGTCcaaatcaattcatatttattaaaatagaagaagagaatgaagagaaattaaaatacaatgaaataaaaaaacttacaGATAAGAAGGAATCGgcggagaagaagaagatgtgaATTAACCTAATCTAatcttattaatatttgatttagtaTTAAATAGTGGGTTGGCTCAtattagtaggagtattatattattcaatataatttaaaaaataatctattatTTACTAAGAATGAGCGGTCAATTTATTCCACCACCAATGGCGGAGCTACGCTGGGGCATGGGGGGCCCTTGGGCCCCCAGCCATTCTACTTTTAAGTATATTACATATATTCAGAAACTTTAAAGACATGACTTCGTAGTGCAGTTGGCTAGTCCGCCGGCTTCAAATCATAGTTGTTTGGGAGGTGTTGAGTTCTATT is drawn from Salvia hispanica cultivar TCC Black 2014 chromosome 6, UniMelb_Shisp_WGS_1.0, whole genome shotgun sequence and contains these coding sequences:
- the LOC125193021 gene encoding transcription factor bHLH30-like; amino-acid sequence: MCDNNNSNNKENQENISHGIHILTDNIEGFQIEDQNQNLNTTIPQEMQQQQHHNTTTYINGLNGAAAAYADVPQILPWALNPVHAFNPVHDPTFLLPPPQQGGLFGRRPSGLQFGYEGEHHLRFLTESLGQVVHPGSSAAPFGLHAELQKMTAQEIMDAKALAASKSHSEAERRRRERINNHLAKLRSLLPSTTKTDKASLLAEVIQHVKELKRQTSLIAETSPVPTETDELTVDSEPDEEGRPVIKASICCEDRSDLLQDLIKTLKALRLRTLKAEITTLGGRVRNVLFITGDDESTSCDEQLISSIHEALKAVMEKGGEESGSGSVKRQRTNINIL